In one Brassica oleracea var. oleracea cultivar TO1000 chromosome C9, BOL, whole genome shotgun sequence genomic region, the following are encoded:
- the LOC106318535 gene encoding calmodulin-binding receptor-like cytoplasmic kinase 1 — MRSRTPTPLLSPNGKPQKSVSEYNWSDAGTVAKVRNVSTIGAIKRAAKKVVGVFAFIFTGQRKLKPRECRSDPGDCSNLDRESTLSGWSGYSTPSSYGGSKVSGQYRFSGSRFKSPGRDSSSSKSWHHGPVMFSFAELQRATANFSTVHQIGEGGFGTVFKGKLDDGTFVAIKRARKNNYGRSWLREFKNEIYTLSKIEHMNLVKLYGFLEHEDEKVIVVEYVGNGNLREHIDGLRGNRLEMAERLEIAIDVAHALTYLHTYTDTPVIHRDIKASNILITEKLRAKVADFGFARLVSEDPGATHVSTQVKGSAGYVDPDYLRTFQLSDKSDVYSFGVLLIELVTGRRPIELKRPRKDRLTVKWALSRLKDGETVLVMDPLLKRNRAAIEVAEKMLRLARECVGPTRGTRPAMKECVEKLWGIRRDMKETILVSSPSVSSSSSATHSFIGRDSDRYALPKIIDDENSTELLSP; from the exons ATGAGGAGCAGAACCCCAACGCCTCTCCTCTCCCCAAATGGAAAGCCTCAAAAATCTGTTTCTGAGTATAACTGGAGTGATGCAGGAACTGTTGCCAAGGTGAGGAATGTCTCCACCATCGGAGCTATCAAACGGGCAGCCAAGAAAGTGGTAGGAGTCTTTGCTTTTATTTTCACAGGACAGAGAAAGCTAAAGCCTAGAGAATGTCGATCTGATCCTGGAGACTGCAGCAACCTTGATAGAGAATCTACAT TGTCAGGGTGGTCTGGTTATTCTACACCAAGCTCTTATGGAGGGTCAAAAGTTTCAGGTCAATATAGATTTTCTGGTTCAAGATTTAAAAGTCCTGGCAGAGACTCTTCTTCAAGCAAGAGTTGGCACCATGGCCCAGTAATGTTTTCTTTTGCCGAGCTTCAGAGAGCAACTGCGAATTTTTCAACCGTTCATCAGATCGGAGAAGGCGGCTTTGGAACTGTTTTCAAAGGAAAGCTTGATGATGGAACCTTTGTTGCTATCAAACGTGCAAGAAAG AACAACTATGGAAGAAGCTGGTTGCGAGAGTTCAAGAATGAGATATACACTTTGTCAAAGATCGAGCATATGAATTTAGTAAAGCTGTATGGATTCTTGGAACATGAAGATGAAAAGGTTATAGTTGTGGAATACGTTGGCAATGGAAACCTAAGAGAACATATAGATG GTTTACGAGGTAACCGCCTTGAAATGGCAGAGCGTCTTGAGATAGCTATTGATGTAGCTCATGCTTTGACCTATCTCCACACATATACAG ATACTCCAGTTATACATAGAGACATTAAAGCATCAAATATTCTCATCACGGAGAAGCTAAGAGCCAAAGTGGCAGACTTTGGATTTGCTCGTTTGGTTTCTGAAGATCCAGGTGCTACTCATGTATCAACTCAGGTCAAAGGATCTGCAGGCTATGTTGATCCTGATTACCTCAGGACGTTTCAACTTTCAGACAAGAGTGATGTTTACTCTTTTGGTGTTTTGCTTATAGAGCTTGTCACTGGAAGACGTCCCATTGAGTTAAAGAGACCACGCAAAGACCGCCTCACGGTTAAGTGG GCATTGAGTAGACTCAAAGACGGTGAAACTGTTCTTGTAATGGATCCATTGCTCAAGAGAAACCGAGCTGCAATAGAAGTGGCTGAGAAGATGTTGAGACTGGCTAGAGAATGTGTTGGTCCAACGAGAGGTACACGCCCGGCTATGAAAGAATGTGTGGAGAAGCTGTGGGGTATAAGGAGAGATATGAAAGAGACAATTCTTGTTTCTTCCCCTTCTGTTTCTTCCTCTTCTTCAGCAACACATAGCTTCATTGGTCGTGATTCGGACAGATATGCTTTACCGAAGATTATAGACGATGAGAACAGCACGGAGTTACTCTCTCCTTGA
- the LOC106318534 gene encoding serine/threonine-protein kinase HT1 has product MDEEASSWIRRTKFSQTVSHRLDSSKLSSLSFKSNQEKLPGPKTTPSTADVYVVDSEVQINPVTNKQRSVSPSPQTPLPQVFKEAKSERKRFSTPHPRRIDSEKAMKPKFSTFEKRRSISLQSPSVPIRDLSTLRIQERVKTQSKKDNTGWSKLLNNGGRKVSASEAAEEYRVDMSKLLLGLKFAHGLHSRLYHGKYEDKAVAVKLITVPDDDENGCLGARLEKQFTKEVTLLSRLTHPNVIKFVGAYKDHPVYCVLTEYLPEGSLRSYLHKPENRSLPLKKLIEFALDIARGMEYIHSRHVVHRDLKPENVLIDEDFQLKIADFGIACEEEYCDMLADDPGTYRWMAPEMIKRKPHGRKADVYSFGLLLWELVAGATPYEDMNPIQAAFAVVDKNLRPVIPGDCPAAMKALIERCWSVAPDKRPDFWQIVKVLEQFEASLEREGNLNLASNKICKDPRKGLKHWIQKLGPVHGGSSGIGGSAVLPKPKFA; this is encoded by the exons ATGGATGAAGAGGCTTCTTCTTGGATTAGGAGGACTAAGTTTTCTCAAACGGTTTCTCATCGTCTTGATTCCTCCAAGTTGTCCTCTCTCTCTTTTAAATCTAACCAAGAGAAGCTCCCCGGACCCAAAACAACACCTTCCACAGCTGATGTATACGTTGTTGATTCCGAAGTGCAGATAAACCCTGTAACCAACAAGCAGAGGTCTGTTTCCCCCTCTCCTCAGACGCCTCTTCCTCAAGTCTTCAAGGAAGCCAAGTCTGAGCGTAAGAGATTCTCTACTCCGCATCCAAGAAGAATTGACTCAGAGAAAGCAATGAAGCCCAAGTTCTCCACCTTTGAGAAGCGAAGATCGATCAGTTTGCAGTCCCCATCAGTTCCCATCAGAGATCTAAGCACTCTGAGAATCCAGGAGAGGGTGAAGACACAGAGCAAGAAGGACAACACTGGATGGTCTAAGCTTTTGAACAATGGTGGTCGTAAGGTTAGCGCTTCGGAAGCTGCTGAAGAGTACCGTGTTGATATGTCGAAGCTCTTACTTGGGCTTAAGTTTGCTCACGGGTTACATAGCAGGCTTTACCATGGGAAGTATGAAGATAAAGCTGTTGCCGTGAAGCTTATCACTGTCCCTGATGATGACGAGAATGGATGCTTGGGTGCTCGTTTAGAGAAACAGTTTACCAAGGAAGTCACCCTTTTGTCACGGTTGACCCATCCTAATGTTATTAAG TTTGTGGGAGCGTATAAAGATCATCCTGTATATTGTGTCCTCACTGAGTATTTACCTGAAGGATCATTAAGATCCTATCTGCACAAGCCTGAGAACAGGTCTCTTCCTCTGAAAAAGCTGATAGAGTTTGCTCTGGATATCGCAAGAGGAATGGAATATATTCATTCACGACATGTAGTTCACCGGGATTTAAAGCCAGAAAACGTATTGATAGACGAAGACTTTCAACTGAAGATTGCTGACTTTGGGATTGCCTGCGAGGAGGAGTACTGTGATATGCTGGCGGATGATCCAGGGACTTATAGGTGGATGGCACCTGAGATGATAAAACGGAAACCTCATGGGAGAAAGGCCGATGTTTACAGCTTTGGACTTCTTTTATGGGAATTGGTAGCTGGAGCAACCCCGTATGAGGACATGAATCCTATTCAAGCTGCTTTTGCAGTAGTGGACAAG AACTTAAGGCCAGTTATCCCGGGAGATTGTCCAGCAGCCATGAAGGCTCTGATAGAGCGTTGTTGGTCGGTTGCACCGGATAAGAGACCCGACTTCTGGCAGATAGTGAAAGTGCTTGAACAGTTCGAGGCTTCGCTTGAACGTGAAGGGAACTTGAATCTGGCTTCAAACAAGATCTGCAAGGACCCTAGGAAAGGTCTGAAACATTGGATTCAAAAGCTTGGACCCGTCCACGGAGGCAGCAGCGGCATTGGTGGCTCGGCTGTCTTGCCTAAGCCTAAATTCGCTTGA
- the LOC106315054 gene encoding NAC domain-containing protein 53-like: MYEYNDEDGGIQFQPYDDELINEYLIPKLEGKPRREITMKDVYSKEPWLLDHPMGSFFKKNEWYYLVTRTQLAKKNIGCGQKAKRKITRDDDSGSWKANSKDDITDNEKKMVIGEKQTLAFVKSKVNNKKQKSGDGTSCNVSRDSESWIMTEYMLPEEKDKFHELVICKIHVIKNSKKKDDDHNEACTSKRESTSDEHDAPWQIEELGQGLPCDLSVGGNTWVQRRLPPINKAQQRWESPPDSLLVNRTNYREETPRGRERRTRSMVFVAYFIWISFLHRT, encoded by the exons ATGTATGAATACAACGACGAAGATGGAGGGATTCAGTTTCAACCCTACGACGACGAACTCATCAACGAATATTTAATCCCCAAATTGGAAGGTAAACCGCGTAGAGAGATCACTATGAAGGATGTTTACTCAAAGGAGCCATGGTTGCTGGACCATCCCATGGGTTCGTTTTTCAAGAAGAACGAATGGTACTACCTTGTGACAAGGACTCAACTCGCCAAAAAGAACATTGGTTGTGGTCAGAAAGCGAAACGGAAGATCACCCGAGACGACGATAGTGGGTCCTGGAAGGCTAATTCGAAAGACGATATCACGGACAATGAAAAAAAGATGGTCATTGGTGAAAAGCAAACCTTAGCTTTTGTTAAAAGCAAAGTTAATAACAAGAAGCAGAAGAGCGGAGACGGTACTTCTTGTAATGTATCACGAGACAGCGAGAGCTGGATTATGACAGAATATATGCTTCCGGAAGAAAAAGATAAGTTTCATGAACTGGTCATATGCAAGATTCATGTGATCAAGAATTCCAAGAAGAAGGATGATGATCATAATGAAGCTTGTACTTCTA AAAGGGAGAGCACAAGTGATGAACATGATGCTCCATGGCAGATTGAAGAGCTTGGACAAGGCCTTCCGTGTGACTTGTCCGTCGGCGGTAACACATGGGTTCAACGGAGATTACCCCCCATAAACAAAGCACAGCAGCGGTGGGAGAGTCCTCCCGACTCATTGCTGGTGAACAGAACAAACTATAGGGAAGAGACACCAAGAGGACGAGAACGGAGAACCAGATCGATGGTCTTCGTCGCGTACTTTATCTGGATCTCCTTCCTTCACAGAACATGA
- the LOC106315055 gene encoding NAC domain-containing protein 53-like produces MYEYNDEDGGIQFQPYDDELINEYLIPKLEGKPRREITMKDVYSKEPWLLDHPMGSFFKKNEWYYLVTRTQLAKKNIGCGQKAKRKITRDDDSGSWKANSKDDITDNEKKMVIGEKQTLAFVKSKVNNKKQKSGDGTSCNVSRDSESWIMTEYMLPEEKDKFHELVICKIHVIKNSKKKDDDHNEALNVSSLPMEEDDGILNYDAQFIYQDLLESVCYPPPPPPRKL; encoded by the exons ATGTATGAATACAACGACGAAGATGGAGGGATTCAGTTTCAACCCTACGACGACGAACTCATCAACGAATATTTAATCCCCAAATTGGAAGGTAAACCGCGTAGAGAGATCACTATGAAGGATGTTTACTCAAAGGAGCCATGGTTGCTGGACCATCCCATGGGTTCGTTTTTCAAGAAGAACGAATGGTACTACCTTGTGACAAGGACTCAACTCGCCAAAAAGAACATTGGTTGTGGTCAGAAAGCGAAACGGAAGATCACCCGAGACGACGATAGTGGGTCCTGGAAGGCTAATTCGAAAGACGATATCACGGACAATGAAAAAAAGATGGTCATTGGTGAAAAGCAAACCTTAGCTTTTGTTAAAAGCAAAGTTAATAACAAGAAGCAGAAGAGCGGAGACGGTACTTCTTGTAATGTATCACGAGACAGCGAGAGCTGGATTATGACAGAATATATGCTTCCGGAAGAAAAAGATAAGTTTCATGAACTGGTCATATGCAAGATTCATGTGATCAAGAATTCCAAGAAGAAGGATGATGATCATAATGAAGCTT TGAATGTTTCGAGTTTGCCTATGGAAGAAGATGATGGTATTCTGAATTACGATGCGCAGTTCATTTATCAGGACTTGCTTGAATCAGTATGCTACCCTCCGCCCCCTCCCCCAAGAAAGCTCTAA
- the LOC106315056 gene encoding uncharacterized protein LOC106315056, with translation MSHSLEPPLVPPLPPDLLFLDPSPQMRDVFPSPKFSSSPVADAAMKDAINLPQAKSSSATEVFSEINNSFKEPEILNPNIGENLKNGEASTSNTPLPSVSFGTVPKVLNSKENSQVPAAPSFSWAERSKKAGKFPKSSLPVTLTKEGVPRIKVPNVVFERGANLHSDYIVGIFYGNAPSYGKIWGVLNFLWGKDRRVTIHNLTANAYLFYIPSPSLRQKVLQHELWRVGDSPFFVTEWKASFALDPPSLQKASVWVKPTNVPFDLPTDEVTYPWLPPLCPVCNELGHKSQLCPVAKKASVDKGKAPMDSEKSYSKPKKQAGASYIPKKKAGTLVISDGEVALGSNLKDPVDESQARSSDLPSSSHSYVEVCKSNIGTINSSTCQVPTVDHLLEANLGSDKALVPAQILESNEIGNQAIQKKSAEDISFTTVSKAARQRDIIPREKSRVLVTSANPFAALDSDVVSNPDQSSSDDASEDQECLVVTNFIRSNDFYLASSSSSSGSKQQKNKKRKLSKSKLRFRVEARIQLLYSDAQSITLQIFDDTGLSFFYTAVYASNDLDERKALWTSLKDTEISFGLDGESWLVCGDFNEIIDPSESSNPSIISSARPTRDLAAALSTMGLFDLSSQGPPFTWSTQRPSDPLGKRLDICLIIDQWQLVFPTGYCTFEPPEFSDHTPCHIRLFSLKPSFGTKPFMFQSFVANLPSFISSMQHIWEGIQSRPQNLSSLSFRLKDLKRPIKSLAKENLSNIERRVAEAKDSLDSIQLSALTNPSEIIFELEKSAKDQWVFLRLAE, from the exons ATGTCGCACTCTCTGGAGCCACCGCTGGTGCCTCCATTACCTCCTGACCTTCTCTTCTTGGATCCCTCTCCTCAGATGCGGGATGTCTTTCCTTCCCCTAAATTTTCGTCTTCTCCTGTCGCGGATGCAGCCATGAAGGACGCTATCAACTTGCCTCAGGCGAAATCTTCTTCTGCTACAGAGGTCTTTTCAGAAATTAATAACTCTTTCAAAGAGCCAGAGATTCTGAATCCAAATATTGGAGAAAATTTGAAGAACGGGGAAGCCTCTACATCGAACACGCCCCTTCCTTCTGTTTCCTTTGGTACTGTGCCAAAGGTTTTAAACTCTAAAGAAAATTCTCAAGTTCCTGCAGCTCCTTCTTTCAGTTGGGCTGAGCGTTCAAAGAAGGCAGGAAAATTTCCAAAGTCTTCACTGCCGGTTACTCTAACAAAAGAAGGGGTTCCAAGGATTAAGGTTCCAAATGTCGTTTTCGAGCGAGGGGCCAACCTACATTCTGATTACATTGTCGGGATTTTCTATGGCAATGCGCCATCCTATGGTAAAATTTGGGGTGTCCTAAACTTTCTCTGGGGAAAGGATAGGAGGGTTACCATTCATAATCTCACCGCCAACGCCTACCTCTTCTATATCCCGTCGCCCTCTCTGAGGCAAAAGGTCCTCCAACATGAGCTTTGGAGAGTTGGGGACTCACCCTTTTTTGTGACGGAATGGAAAGCGTCTTTTGCTTTGGATCCTCCTTCGCTCCAAAAGGCTTCTGTCTGGGTAAAGCCTACAAATGTCCCTTTTGATCTTCCTACTGATGAGG TCACATACCCATGGCTGCCTCCTCTTTGCCCAGTCTGCAACGAGCTTGGGCACAAATCTCAGCTGTGTCCAGTAGCTAAGAAGGCCTCGGTAGACAAGGGTAAAGCTCCAATGGACTCCGAAAAGTCTTACTCCAAACCAAAAAAGCAGGCAGGTGCTTCTTATATCCCTAAGAAGAAAGCGGGGACTTTGGTTATTTCGGATGGAGAAGTTGCTTTGGGGTCTAATTTAAAGGATCCAGTGGATGAGAGCCAGGCTCGATCTTCAGATTTACCCTCTTCCTCTCATTCCTATGTGGAGGTCTGCAAAAGTAATATTGGCACTATTAATTCGTCTACTTGCCAAGTTCCTACAGTAGACCATCTGTTGGAAGCTAATCTTGGTAGCGACAAGGCACTAGTTCCTGCACAGATTTTGGAGTCAAATGAGATTGGTAATCAGGCCATTCAGAAGAAGTCTGCTGAAGATATTTCCTTCACTACAGTCTCCAAAGCTGCCCGTCAAAGAGATATAATCCCCAGAGAGAAATCAAGGGTATTAGTGACTTCTGCCAATCCTTTTGCAGCCTTAGACTCAGATGTAGTTTCTAACCCTGATCAATCTTCAAGTGATGATGCTTCTGAAGATCAAGAATGTCTTGTGGTGACCAATTTCATTCGGAGTAATGATTTCTATTTGGCATCTTCCTCCTCCTCTTCTGGTTCGAAGCAGCAGAAGAATAAGAAAAGGAAACTTTCAAAGAG CAAGCTTAGGTTCAGAGTGGAGGCTAGGATTCAGCTTTTGTACTCGGATGCTCAGTCTATCACTCTCCAGATTTTTGATGATACGGGTCTTTCCTTCTTCTACACTGCGGTTTATGCTTCAAATGATTTGGATGAAAGAAAGGCCTTATGGACCTCTCTAAAGGATACTGAAATCTCCTTTGGGCTTGATGGGGAATCTTGGTTGGTATGTGGGGATTTTAATGAGATTATTGATCCAAGTGAGTCATCAAATCCGTCTATCATCTCATCTGCAAGACCTACGAGAGATTTAGCAGCCGCTTTATCAACTATGGGGCTTTTTGACTTGTCGTCGCAAGGGCCTCCTTTCACGTGGTCCACCCAGAGACCATCTGATCCCCTTGGCAAGCGTTTGGACATATGTTTGATAATTGATCAATGGCAGCTTGTGTTCCCAACCGGTTACTGCACGTTTGAACCTCCTGAATTTTCGGATCACACCCCTTGTCACATCCGTCTTTTCTCGCTAAAGCCGTCTTTTGGAACTAAGCCATTTATGTTTCAGAGTTTTGTTGCCAATCTGCCTTCCTTTATCTCCTCAATGCAGCACATCTGGGAAGGTATTCAATCACGGCCACAAAACCTCTCTTCTTTGAGTTTCAGGCTTAAGGATCTTAAAAGACCAATAAAGTCTCTAGCGAAAGAAAATCTAAGTAACATTGAGAGACGGGTCGCTGAGGCGAAAGATTCGCTGGATTCTATTCAGTTATCTGCGCTTACAAACCCCTCTGAAATTATTTTCGAGTTGGAGAAGTCTGCTAAAGATCAGTGGGTTTTTCTAAGGCTAGCTGAATAA
- the LOC106315057 gene encoding NAC domain-containing protein 78-like, with protein MYEYNDEDGGIQFQPYDDELINQYLIPKLKGKPCREITMKDVYSKEPWLLDHPMGSFFKKNEWYYFVTRTQLSKKKIGCGKKVKRKITRDDDSGSWRANAKEDITDKETKKTIGVKQSLNFVRSNVNNKKQKREDGTSCDVSRDNESWIMTEYMLPEEKDKFHELVICKIHVIKNSKKENDDHHEACTSSNHHHYVSVLASSFSDQQLQHPINEAHRHEASTYHHHPIEFYTLEQQPINIVYQETFLAPILEQQPINIVDQETFLSPFLEQQPTNIVDQEVFLSPFLAVQQTNIFDQENFLSPFLREQPTNIACNIQENNKDDHEALIPYHHHEFAADCYTEQQPINEFHGHVPKIPLIGSELINSLATVNVSSLPMEEDDGILNYDAQFIYQDLLESVCYPPPPPPRKL; from the coding sequence ATGTATGAATACAACGACGAAGATGGAGGGATTCAATTTCAACCCTACGACGATGAACTCATCAATCAATATTTAATCCCCAAGTTGAAAGGTAAACCATGTAGAGAGATCACTATGAAGGATGTTTACTCAAAGGAGCCATGGTTGCTGGACCATCCCATGGGTTCGTTTTTCAAGAAGAACGAGTGGTACTACTTTGTGACAAGGACTCAACTCTCTAAGAAGAAAATTGGTTGTGGTAAGAAAGTGAAACGGAAGATCACCCGAGACGACGATAGTGGGTCTTGGAGGGCTAATGCGAAAGAAGATATCACGGACAAGGAAACAAAGAAGACCATTGGGGTAAAGCAAAGCCTAAATTTTGTTAGAAGCAACGTAAATAACAAGAAGCAGAAGAGGGAAGACGGTACTTCTTGTGATGTATCACGAGACAATGAGAGCTGGATTATGACAGAATATATGCTTCCGGAAGAAAAAGATAAGTTTCATGAACTGGTCATATGCAAGATTCATGTGATCAAGAATTCCAAGAAGGAGAATGATGATCATCATGAAGCTTGTACTTCTAGTAATCATCATCATTATGTGTCTGTTCTAGCTTCTTCTTTCTCTGATCAGCAGCTGCAACATCCGATCAATGAAGCTCATCGTCATGAAGCTTCTACTTATCATCATCATCCTATTGAGTTTTATACCTTGGAGCAGCAACCGATCAATATTGTTTATCAAGAAACTTTTCTAGCTCCTATCTTGGAGCAGCAGCCGATTAATATTGTTGATCAAGAAACTTTTCTATCTCCTTTCTTGGAGCAGCAGCCGACTAATATTGTTGATCAAGAAGTTTTTCTATCTCCTTTCTTGGCGGTGCAGCAGACTAATATTTTTGATCAAGAAAATTTTCTATCTCCTTTCTTGAGGGAACAGCCGACTAATATAGCATGCAATATTCAAGAGAATAACAAGGACGATCATGAAGCTCTTATTCCTTATCATCATCATGAGTTTGCAGCAGACTGCTACACAGAGCAGCAGCCGATCAATGAATTTCATGGCCATGTTCCAAAGATTCCACTGATAGGATCAGAACTTATAAATTCGTTGGCGACAGTGAATGTTTCGAGTTTGCCTATGGAAGAAGATGATGGTATTCTGAATTACGATGCGCAGTTCATTTATCAGGACTTGCTTGAATCAGTATGCTACCCTCCGCCCCCTCCCCCAAGAAAGCTCTAA